One Algibacter sp. L3A6 genomic region harbors:
- a CDS encoding T9SS type B sorting domain-containing protein, giving the protein MYFENYTDALLEENNLNNIYTNTTAYSQTLFARIENANNCYGISEIELTVNELPQIETEALFFYCINKFPETIAINAGLTNGFSSNYTYNWSTSENTYTIDINETGTYTVTVTNAVGCSKTRTITIEGANIATIDNIEIKDVSTNNSITVMASGEGEYEYRLLNSNNVVIAPYQSEPVFENVFPGVYTVSVNDTKNDCGAINQKAHVIGFPKFFTPNNDGFHDTWKIYGISSDNQPNSEILIYNRYGKLLKTLSPEDTGWNGRFNGALLPADDYWFVIQLEDGRIHKDHFTLKY; this is encoded by the coding sequence TTGTATTTTGAAAATTATACCGATGCCTTATTAGAAGAAAATAATCTAAACAACATTTACACCAATACAACAGCCTACTCACAAACCCTTTTTGCACGTATAGAAAATGCTAATAATTGTTATGGTATAAGCGAAATTGAACTCACAGTTAACGAACTACCACAAATAGAAACTGAAGCTTTGTTTTTCTATTGCATTAATAAATTCCCTGAAACTATTGCTATAAACGCTGGCTTAACAAACGGTTTCTCTAGTAATTACACATACAATTGGTCTACGTCAGAGAATACATATACTATAGATATTAACGAAACTGGCACTTATACAGTTACCGTTACCAATGCCGTTGGATGTTCTAAAACTAGAACCATAACTATTGAAGGCGCCAATATTGCGACTATAGATAATATCGAAATTAAAGATGTATCAACCAATAATAGCATAACCGTTATGGCTTCGGGTGAAGGCGAGTATGAGTATAGATTATTAAACAGCAATAATGTGGTAATTGCTCCATACCAAAGCGAGCCGGTTTTCGAAAATGTATTCCCTGGAGTTTACACGGTTTCTGTTAACGATACAAAAAACGATTGTGGTGCTATTAATCAAAAAGCCCATGTTATAGGGTTTCCAAAGTTTTTCACACCTAATAATGATGGTTTTCATGATACGTGGAAAATCTACGGTATATCAAGTGACAATCAACCCAACTCGGAAATTTTAATTTATAACCGCTACGGAAAATTATTAAAAACACTAAGCCCCGAGGACACCGGATGGAACGGTCGTTTTAATGGCGCATTATTACCTGCCGATGATTATTGGTTTGTTATTCAATTGGAAGATGGTCGCATACATAAAGATCATTTTACTTTAAAATATTAA
- a CDS encoding ABC transporter permease, translating to MFRLLNLELQKLLLNRTSKVLIFVSFILPFFVILLSSIKINVFGFFTLELGELGVFNFPIIWHLTTFFASQFKFFFAIVVVSMIGNEYSNKTIKQNLIDGLSKKEFILSKFYAIAFFSFISTVLIGLISFCIGMYYSSYDQVDIIFRETNFLLAYFVKLLGFFSLCLFFGMLVKRSAFALAFLFILFISEWIIFGLITWQFDHHVATKIQNFFPLQSMYNLIEQPFQRVAMSKFPEKAELAYDYLVHWYEIAIVLGWTALFVFLSFKLLKKRDL from the coding sequence ATGTTCAGACTTTTAAACCTAGAATTACAAAAGCTTTTACTAAATAGAACCAGCAAAGTTTTAATTTTTGTGTCGTTTATTTTACCGTTTTTCGTTATTCTTTTATCCTCTATAAAAATAAATGTTTTTGGCTTTTTCACTTTAGAACTAGGTGAATTAGGCGTTTTCAATTTTCCTATAATTTGGCATTTAACCACGTTTTTTGCTTCGCAATTTAAATTCTTTTTCGCCATTGTTGTGGTAAGCATGATTGGTAATGAATATAGCAACAAGACCATAAAACAAAACCTCATTGACGGCTTAAGTAAAAAGGAATTTATTTTATCTAAATTCTATGCTATTGCTTTCTTTTCATTTATTTCTACTGTACTTATTGGACTTATTTCATTCTGTATTGGCATGTATTATTCTAGTTATGACCAGGTTGACATTATATTTAGAGAAACCAATTTTTTATTAGCTTATTTCGTAAAATTATTAGGCTTTTTTAGCTTGTGTTTATTTTTCGGAATGCTTGTAAAACGTTCGGCTTTTGCATTGGCTTTCTTATTTATTTTATTTATTTCTGAATGGATTATTTTCGGATTAATTACATGGCAATTCGATCATCATGTGGCTACTAAAATTCAAAATTTCTTTCCGTTACAATCTATGTACAATTTAATAGAGCAACCTTTTCAACGTGTGGCCATGTCCAAATTCCCTGAAAAGGCAGAACTAGCATACGATTATTTAGTACATTGGTATGAAATCGCTATTGTTCTTGGCTGGACCGCTCTATTTGTATTTTTATCGTTTAAATTATTAAAAAAGCGCGATTTGTAA